In Oryza brachyantha chromosome 1, ObraRS2, whole genome shotgun sequence, the following are encoded in one genomic region:
- the LOC102705976 gene encoding cysteine proteinase inhibitor 4-like translates to MAAPRATVLLLLLVMVAVASASGGGTRELRGGAAGRKVGGRTEVMDVEGDREVQELGRFSVEEHNRRRDCCGDVRLEFSRVVAAQRQVVSGLMYYLRVAAAEEGAAAADQNGGGDHHARVYDAVVVVKPWLESRTLLTFAPAADSS, encoded by the coding sequence ATGGCGGCTCCTCGTGCcactgtgctgctgctgctgctcgtcaTGGTCGCGGTGGCGtcggcgtccggcggcggcacacgGGAGctgcggggcggcgcggcggggaggaAGGTGGGGGGAAGGACGGAGGTGATGGACGTGGAGGGGGACAGGGAGGTGCAGGAGCTGGGGCGCTTCTCCGTCGAGGAGCACAACCGCCGCCGGGACTGCTGCGGCGACGTCCGGCTGGAGTTCAGCAGGGTGGTCGCGGCGCAGCGCCAGGTCGTGTCCGGGCTCATGTACtacctccgcgtcgccgccgccgaggagggcgcggccgcggccgaccagaacggcggcggcgatcacCATGCTCGCGTGTACGACGCCGTCGTGGTCGTCAAGCCCTGGCTCGAGTCACGCACGCTGCTCACGTTCGCCCCGGCCGCGGACTCGTCGTAG